Proteins co-encoded in one Planctomycetia bacterium genomic window:
- the mtnB gene encoding methylthioribulose 1-phosphate dehydratase has product MIPHSTEKKQLIDISALFYQRNWSVGTSSNYSLKLRDKPLRILITASGKDKRALTIDDFVEVNESGQPVQDGAARPSAETMLHVVALQQPNIQAVLHTHSVWSTILSTRSLKQGFVEISGFEMLKGLEGIATHETSVRIRIFENTQDMKALSAEVQKILLECPEELRYGFLLHGHGLYTWGKDLFSARRHVEILEFLFEVQGRMLSMQ; this is encoded by the coding sequence ATGATACCACACAGTACGGAAAAGAAGCAGTTGATTGATATTAGTGCATTGTTCTACCAGAGGAACTGGTCGGTAGGCACTAGCAGCAATTACAGTTTGAAATTGCGTGACAAGCCACTTCGCATCCTGATTACTGCCAGTGGAAAAGATAAACGGGCTTTAACGATAGATGATTTTGTGGAAGTGAATGAATCCGGACAACCGGTGCAGGATGGCGCAGCCCGGCCTTCGGCAGAAACCATGCTGCATGTGGTTGCACTGCAACAGCCTAACATCCAGGCTGTGTTGCATACCCATTCAGTCTGGTCAACCATTCTGAGCACTCGATCTTTGAAGCAGGGCTTTGTTGAAATATCCGGCTTCGAAATGCTCAAAGGCTTGGAAGGAATTGCTACGCATGAAACATCAGTCCGCATCAGAATCTTTGAAAATACACAGGATATGAAAGCTCTTTCGGCTGAAGTGCAGAAGATACTGCTCGAATGTCCGGAGGAGTTGCGTTATGGATTTCTCCTTCATGGCCATGGTTTATATACTTGGGGTAAGGACCTCTTCAGTGCACGCAGGCACGT